One window of Cetobacterium sp. 8H genomic DNA carries:
- a CDS encoding iron-containing alcohol dehydrogenase translates to MRFYDYLMPSVNFFGPGCLSVVGDRAQILNGKKALIVTDKFLHSLKDGAVEKTIKYLDEVGIQSVIFDNVEPNPKDTNVYEGADIYRKEGCDMIITVGGGSPHDCGKGIGIAVTHPGDICDYAGIETLINPLPPIIAINTTAGTASEVTRHAVITNTKTKVKFVIVSWRNLPQVSINDPLLMVGKPAGLTAATGMDALTHAIEAYVSKDANPVTDAAAIQAIKLISQNLRQAVANGENLKARENMAYGSLLAGMAFNNGNLGYVHAMAHQLGGLYDMPHGVANAMLLPHVCRYNMIANLEKFADIAEFMGEKIDGLSVVEAAEKSIDAILRLSSDVGIPKSLREAGVKEEDIELMSINALKDGNAFSNPRKGNEKEVANIFRSAM, encoded by the coding sequence ATGAGATTTTATGATTATTTAATGCCTAGTGTTAACTTTTTTGGACCAGGATGTCTTAGTGTAGTTGGGGATAGAGCTCAAATACTAAACGGAAAAAAAGCTTTAATTGTTACGGATAAATTTTTACACTCTTTAAAAGATGGAGCTGTTGAAAAAACTATAAAGTATTTAGATGAAGTTGGAATTCAAAGCGTAATATTTGATAATGTTGAGCCAAATCCTAAAGATACAAATGTGTATGAAGGTGCTGATATATATAGAAAAGAAGGGTGTGACATGATTATCACAGTTGGAGGAGGTTCGCCTCATGATTGTGGTAAAGGAATCGGAATAGCTGTTACACATCCAGGAGATATTTGTGATTATGCTGGAATTGAGACTTTAATAAATCCACTTCCTCCAATTATCGCTATCAATACTACAGCAGGAACTGCTTCTGAAGTTACAAGACATGCAGTTATTACTAATACTAAAACTAAAGTAAAGTTTGTCATTGTTAGTTGGAGAAACTTACCACAAGTTTCCATTAATGATCCATTACTTATGGTTGGAAAACCAGCTGGATTAACTGCTGCTACAGGTATGGATGCTCTTACTCATGCTATTGAAGCATATGTGTCAAAAGATGCTAATCCTGTTACAGATGCTGCTGCTATTCAAGCAATTAAACTGATCTCACAAAATTTAAGACAAGCTGTTGCTAATGGGGAAAATTTAAAGGCTAGAGAAAATATGGCGTATGGGTCACTTTTAGCTGGTATGGCATTTAATAATGGAAATTTAGGTTATGTTCATGCTATGGCCCATCAATTAGGTGGACTTTATGATATGCCACATGGTGTTGCGAACGCTATGCTACTTCCTCATGTTTGTCGTTATAATATGATTGCTAATCTTGAAAAATTCGCTGATATAGCTGAATTTATGGGAGAGAAAATAGATGGATTATCAGTTGTTGAAGCTGCAGAAAAATCTATAGATGCTATTTTAAGACTTTCAAGTGATGTTGGAATTCCTAAGAGCTTAAGAGAAGCAGGAGTTAAAGAAGAAGATATTGAACTTATGTCAATTAATGCTTTAAAAGATGGAAATGCTTTTAGTAATCCAAGAAAAGGAAATGAAAAAGAAGTTGCTAATATATTTAGAAGCGCTATGTAA
- a CDS encoding TonB-dependent receptor, whose amino-acid sequence MRKLKLLTVYSIITMCTFSQDGAIKLEDSVIVSTTGFETPLFSENKNVTVLFKEQIDNGNYKNVEDVLRDAPNIIVQDTYFGPRVDIRGNGEKSISKVKVLLDGIALNPIEDAMGTLPINTISLNSIEKIEIIPSGGTVLNGSGSSGGVVNIITKTSLKKEFLVFEGGVKSYDFRDIGLSLGQNLSEDIYGNFNYSYLKGNGYRDGDSQESNNFNGGIDYTLDEKNRLKFQIGYFDENRDYSTGVDKKELEKDRKAMGFPIISTFKRESYVLDYEYKLNDSLTILNTFYYNSSKRDFTENSLMDYEIPKLGSMPFDILGKDLPVSMHGFFKEEGKGAKVRGKYTYEKGETILGYDYNYTKLLRTSEIQANGYFFPKLMPNFKIKGDVRVDLRNDIFKETNALYGINKYNITDRLELILGARYEHSRFGGKRINETEILSMNRIYEYKELESQEKSDNYAFELGTNYRYSDSGTIYTGYERGFTSPLPGQITDKIDMKYVPNNLKSETSDNFEIGARDIIGETFVNFSLFLTFTHDEIMLIQKNSYNPAIKEWQYKNLNEVRKFGGELYLEQYFEKLTTYQSVSYVHTEITEGLYSGEELPMVPKGKIILGMGYELNDRATINANFNLIGSYMVKEYDRDNIPVNTQINSYNYTDIMMTYKITELFSISFGINNLFNQKYNYEEMSTISVPAPGINYFLSGKVQI is encoded by the coding sequence ATGAGAAAATTAAAATTGTTAACAGTATATTCTATTATTACTATGTGTACTTTTTCTCAAGATGGAGCTATAAAGCTGGAAGATTCAGTTATTGTTTCAACCACAGGATTTGAGACACCTCTTTTTTCAGAGAATAAAAATGTTACAGTTTTATTTAAAGAGCAGATTGACAATGGAAATTATAAAAATGTAGAAGATGTTTTAAGAGATGCACCCAATATAATTGTCCAAGATACATATTTTGGACCAAGAGTTGATATTAGAGGAAATGGAGAAAAATCAATTTCTAAAGTAAAAGTTTTATTAGATGGAATAGCTTTAAATCCAATTGAAGATGCTATGGGAACGCTTCCTATTAATACTATATCCTTAAACTCTATCGAGAAAATAGAGATAATTCCTAGTGGAGGAACTGTTTTAAACGGTTCAGGAAGTTCAGGTGGAGTTGTAAATATTATAACAAAAACTTCTTTAAAAAAAGAATTTCTAGTTTTCGAAGGCGGAGTGAAGTCCTATGATTTTAGAGATATAGGTCTATCATTAGGACAGAATTTAAGTGAGGATATATATGGAAACTTCAATTATAGTTATTTGAAAGGTAATGGCTATAGAGATGGAGATTCTCAAGAGTCTAATAATTTTAATGGAGGAATAGATTATACTTTAGATGAAAAAAATAGACTTAAATTTCAGATAGGATATTTTGATGAAAATAGAGATTATTCTACGGGAGTAGATAAAAAAGAGTTAGAAAAAGATAGAAAAGCTATGGGATTTCCAATTATAAGTACTTTTAAAAGAGAGAGCTATGTTTTAGATTATGAATATAAGCTTAATGATTCTTTAACTATTTTAAATACTTTTTACTATAATAGCTCTAAAAGAGATTTTACTGAAAACTCTCTTATGGATTATGAGATCCCAAAATTAGGAAGTATGCCTTTTGATATTTTAGGAAAGGATTTACCAGTCTCAATGCATGGATTTTTTAAAGAAGAAGGAAAAGGTGCAAAAGTAAGAGGGAAATATACCTATGAAAAAGGGGAAACTATTTTAGGTTATGACTATAACTATACAAAACTTCTTAGAACTAGTGAGATTCAAGCAAACGGTTATTTTTTTCCAAAGTTAATGCCAAATTTTAAAATAAAAGGGGATGTGAGAGTAGATTTAAGAAATGATATTTTTAAAGAGACAAATGCTCTCTATGGAATAAATAAATATAACATAACAGATCGATTAGAACTTATTTTGGGAGCTAGGTATGAACATTCAAGATTTGGTGGGAAAAGAATTAACGAAACTGAGATACTCTCAATGAATAGGATTTATGAGTATAAAGAGTTAGAAAGCCAAGAAAAAAGTGACAACTATGCTTTTGAGTTAGGGACAAATTATAGATATAGTGACTCTGGAACAATTTATACAGGATATGAAAGAGGTTTTACATCACCATTACCAGGTCAAATTACAGATAAAATAGATATGAAATATGTTCCAAATAATTTGAAATCAGAGACTTCAGATAACTTTGAAATTGGAGCTAGAGATATCATAGGAGAGACTTTTGTAAATTTCTCTTTATTTCTTACTTTTACTCATGATGAAATTATGCTGATTCAAAAGAACTCATATAATCCTGCAATAAAAGAGTGGCAATATAAAAATTTGAATGAGGTTAGAAAGTTTGGAGGAGAATTATATTTAGAACAGTACTTTGAAAAGCTGACAACATATCAATCGGTTTCATATGTGCACACAGAGATAACAGAGGGGCTATACAGCGGCGAGGAGTTACCTATGGTACCTAAGGGTAAAATAATATTAGGAATGGGTTATGAGTTGAATGATAGAGCCACAATCAATGCTAACTTTAATTTGATTGGAAGCTATATGGTTAAAGAATATGATAGAGATAATATACCAGTAAATACACAGATTAATAGCTATAACTATACTGATATCATGATGACTTATAAGATAACAGAACTTTTTAGTATAAGTTTTGGAATCAACAATCTATTCAATCAAAAGTATAACTATGAAGAGATGAGTACAATATCAGTTCCAGCTCCGGGTATAAATTATTTTCTTTCAGGAAAAGTTCAGATTTAA
- a CDS encoding flavocytochrome c: MKKEFLSIGELSKKSSLSEKTIRYYSDINLIVPDYINPKTGYRYYKNYQLLKIKLIDSLKQKGFNLKEIQEHIKNSQNQNINLFFQNHQKKLEEINKKIDELKEIKKNILYSMEVLNINVHDKIAIKNFPKRNYISLDDNILSENILSTFQLLDTTIGNGYAHLGNVFFTNKENSVVDSPILIFQDKNNSSYDTIENGIFLTITYSENRELALKKMFDFALKNNLNLKKQFYEIELINFFMPQNNKSYIKEIQIPLEIQESKNLILKDGVYPSYGLGYNGEINLKVLICKNKIKKITILSHRETPIISAPAFEIIPKIIEQENSIYIPNTSGCSYTSKGIKSAVKDALINAGGDKNYLNFLFFKSNILPKIGWDKNQSKSSDSIFDVIIIGCGAAGLAASIEARKQGLSVAIFEKMPYIGGNTLLSLGTFIFPDFSNIKSVENLKTDLLSVGKGMNSVKLVDTFLKNLKNLENWLSEEINFKFENEGIFKFKINEYLQKKIPGRYGVELISRLNERALNLGVQIFTNSICKNLIYENKEVKGAIFEIKGIEKKIMANKRVILASGGFSNNLFLRQSFVKNLDSRYNCTNNSGSTGDGIIFSTKIGAKLSNMECVETIPFANYNSGELSHIGYAIYDGAILINKNGCRFAKENLNRNILSENILSQENQCAFIIWDSFLEKKFNYTKKFKDELFRITSINSFKSFNTIEEGCDFMEINSQNLKNTISNYNNYVINHEDLEFNRRNLNFKILIPPFYFLKISPSVHYTNGGILIDEHAQVLDDENIPIKKFFAAGEVTGGLHGASCLTGTAISDSLIFGIIAGQSILN; the protein is encoded by the coding sequence ATGAAAAAAGAGTTTTTAAGTATTGGTGAATTAAGCAAAAAATCTTCTTTAAGTGAAAAAACTATTCGATATTATAGTGATATTAACTTAATTGTTCCTGATTATATCAATCCTAAGACAGGCTATAGATATTATAAAAACTATCAACTTTTAAAAATTAAATTGATCGACTCTCTTAAACAAAAAGGATTTAATTTAAAAGAAATTCAAGAACATATAAAAAATTCTCAAAATCAAAATATAAATCTTTTTTTTCAAAATCATCAAAAAAAATTAGAAGAAATTAATAAGAAAATAGATGAATTGAAAGAGATCAAAAAAAATATTCTCTATTCTATGGAGGTTCTAAATATCAATGTTCACGATAAAATAGCAATTAAAAATTTTCCAAAAAGAAATTACATATCTTTAGATGATAATATACTTTCAGAAAATATTTTAAGTACTTTTCAACTACTTGATACCACAATTGGAAATGGATATGCTCATTTAGGAAATGTCTTTTTTACAAACAAAGAAAATTCTGTGGTTGATTCTCCAATTTTAATTTTTCAAGACAAAAATAACTCTAGCTATGATACTATTGAAAATGGAATTTTTTTAACAATTACTTACTCAGAAAATAGAGAACTCGCTTTAAAAAAAATGTTTGATTTTGCTTTAAAAAATAATTTGAATTTAAAAAAACAGTTTTATGAAATTGAACTTATAAATTTTTTTATGCCTCAAAATAATAAAAGTTATATTAAAGAAATACAAATCCCATTAGAGATACAAGAATCTAAAAATTTAATTTTGAAAGATGGAGTTTATCCTTCTTATGGACTTGGATACAATGGCGAAATAAATTTAAAAGTTTTAATTTGCAAAAATAAAATAAAAAAAATAACTATTCTTTCTCATAGAGAAACACCTATAATTTCTGCACCTGCTTTTGAGATTATTCCCAAAATTATAGAGCAGGAAAACTCTATTTATATACCCAATACATCAGGTTGTTCTTACACTTCTAAAGGTATTAAAAGTGCTGTAAAAGATGCTCTTATAAATGCTGGCGGTGATAAAAATTATTTAAATTTTCTATTTTTTAAATCTAATATTCTTCCAAAAATAGGATGGGATAAAAATCAATCTAAAAGTTCTGATTCTATTTTTGATGTCATCATAATAGGATGCGGAGCTGCTGGTCTTGCAGCTTCAATAGAAGCTAGAAAACAAGGATTATCTGTTGCTATTTTTGAAAAAATGCCATATATTGGTGGAAATACACTTTTATCTCTTGGAACATTTATATTTCCTGATTTTAGTAATATAAAAAGTGTTGAGAATCTAAAAACAGATCTTTTATCTGTTGGAAAAGGAATGAATTCAGTTAAATTAGTGGATACTTTTTTAAAAAATTTAAAAAATTTAGAAAATTGGTTGTCTGAAGAAATTAATTTTAAATTTGAAAATGAGGGAATATTTAAATTTAAAATTAACGAATATCTTCAGAAAAAAATTCCTGGACGATATGGAGTAGAATTAATTTCTAGACTAAATGAAAGAGCTTTAAATCTTGGAGTACAAATCTTTACTAATTCAATCTGTAAAAATTTAATTTATGAAAATAAAGAGGTCAAAGGAGCTATTTTTGAAATTAAGGGAATAGAAAAAAAAATTATGGCTAATAAAAGAGTTATTCTTGCTAGCGGAGGATTTAGTAATAACTTATTTCTTAGACAATCTTTTGTTAAAAATCTTGACTCTAGATACAACTGTACGAACAATAGCGGAAGCACTGGTGATGGTATTATATTTTCTACAAAAATAGGAGCTAAACTTTCAAATATGGAATGTGTTGAAACTATTCCATTTGCTAATTATAATTCTGGTGAACTTTCTCATATAGGATATGCCATTTATGATGGGGCTATTCTTATCAATAAAAACGGATGCCGATTTGCTAAAGAAAATTTAAATAGGAATATTCTTTCAGAAAATATTCTTTCACAAGAAAATCAGTGTGCTTTTATAATTTGGGACAGTTTCTTAGAAAAAAAATTTAATTATACTAAGAAATTTAAAGATGAACTTTTTAGAATTACATCTATAAATTCTTTTAAATCTTTTAATACTATTGAAGAAGGCTGTGATTTTATGGAAATCAACTCACAAAATTTAAAAAATACAATTAGCAACTATAACAATTATGTTATAAACCATGAAGACTTAGAGTTTAATCGTAGAAATCTTAACTTTAAAATTTTAATTCCTCCTTTTTATTTTTTAAAGATTTCTCCATCTGTTCATTATACAAATGGTGGTATATTAATAGATGAACATGCTCAAGTTTTAGATGATGAAAATATTCCTATAAAAAAATTTTTTGCTGCTGGTGAAGTTACTGGTGGATTGCATGGGGCTAGCTGTCTAACTGGAACTGCTATCTCTGATAGTCTCATTTTTGGAATTATCGCAGGTCAATCAATCTTAAATTAG